The proteins below come from a single Miscanthus floridulus cultivar M001 chromosome 1, ASM1932011v1, whole genome shotgun sequence genomic window:
- the LOC136478246 gene encoding putative cyclin-dependent kinase F-2, with translation MAACVEAAATAVRDPGAARPTRNNRARTAIGTTDDYEETCCLGMGAFGAVVMARHRATGQTVAIKRLAAGDFCSQMALLREAWLLEASGRDNPFVVGFHGLARNPATMDLCCLVMECVGPSLNDLLHQSRCAGMPPPPEAIVRAVMWQLLTGAKKMHNAHVIHRDIKPENILVGGEGTTVKICDFGLAMRMDEPLPYEPAGTLWYMAPEMLLGKPDYDALVDTWSLGCVMAELINGSPLFVRSNAADQLAAIFDVLGVPDETTWPWFSSTPFATQVQAVIYVKQRNLLREVFPKTKLSEEGFQVLSGLLTCNPDKRLTEAAALKHPWFTKM, from the coding sequence ATGGCCGCCTGCGTCGAGGCAGCAGCCACCGCCGTCCGCGACCCCGGCGCCGCGCGACCGACCCGCAACAACCGGGCGCGGACAGCCATCGGCACCACCGATGACTACGAGGAGACCTGCTGCCTCGGGATGGGCGCCTTCGGCGCCGTCGTCATGGCGCGCCACCGCGCCACCGGCCAGACCGTCGCCATCAAGCGCCTCGCCGCCGGGGACTTCTGCAGCCAGATGGCGCTGCTGCGGGAGGCGTGGTTACTGGAGGCGAGCGGCCGTGACAACCCGTTCGTCGTCGGCTTCCACGGCCTCGCTCGCAACCCGGCCACCATGGACCTCTGCTGCCTCGTCATGGAGTGTGTCGGTCCGAGCCTCaacgacctcctccaccaaagccGCTGCGCTGGGATGCCGCCGCCACCCGAGGCGATCGTGCGCGCCGTCATGTGGCAGCTACTCACGGGCGCCAAGAAGATGCACAACGCCCACGTCATCCACCGGGACATCAAGCCCGAAAACATCCTCGTCGGCGGCGAAGGCACCACCGTCAAGATCTGCGACTTTGGGCTCGCCATGCGCATGGACGAGCCGCTGCCGTACGAGCCCGCCGGCACGCTGTGGTACATGGCGCCCGAGATGCTGCTGGGGAAGCCCGACTACGACGCCCTCGTTGACACCTGGTCGCTCGGCTGCGTGATGGCGGAGCTCATCAATGGGTCCCCACTGTTCGTGCGCTCTAATGCAGCAGACCAGCTCGCCGCGATCTTCGACGTCCTCGGCGTGCCAGATGAAACGACGTGGCCGTGGTTCTCGTCCACACCGTTCGCCACCCAGGTCCAGGCCGTGATATACGTGAAGCAACGCAACCTACTGCGCGAGGTGTTCCCGAAGACGAAGCTGTCCGAGGAAGGATTCCAGGTACTCAGCGGGCTGCTCACTTGCAACCCCGACAAGCGGCTCACGGAAGCTGCCGCGCTCAAGCACCCATGGTTCACCAAGATGTAG
- the LOC136454408 gene encoding blue copper protein 1a-like has translation MASEQMLAAVAASMALVFLPMLASAMDHVVGVGDDHGWTLGFDYAAWAESKQFTVSDTLGHGSSEELAFVFRRRRRFLFLLIDVDALFLRGDADSPDVIADSPTHHTPAHRRGAATARAATACKDGEQQMRSQAGLRGGGERAGLQGVQQVGGRRAAATSVWNSGDDQLSLDKPGRRWFICTVGSHCQLGMKLNVTILPAATPAPSQPQFSRRALSNW, from the exons ATGGCTTCCGAGCAAATGCTGGCTGCAGTGGCCGCCTCGATGGCCCTCGTCTTCCTGCCCATGCTCGCCTCTGCCATGGATCACGTCGTGGGCGTGGGCGACGACCATGGCTGGACACTCGGGTTCGACTACGCCGCCTGGGCCGAGAGCAAGCAGTTCACAGTCAGCGACACACTTG GCCACGGATCGAGCGAGGAGCTAGCGTTCGTtttccgccggcgccggcgcttcCTGTTCTTGCTCATCGACGTGGACGCGCTATTCTTGCGTGGAGACGCTGACTCACCCGACGTGATCGCCGACTCACCGACGCACCACACACCAGCACACCGCCGTGGTGCCGCGACGGCACGAGCTGCAACTGCATGCAAGGACGGCGAACAGCAAATGCGATCACA AGCCGGCCTGCGTGGCGGAGGTGAGCGGGCCGGACTTCAAGGCGTGCAACAAgtcggcgggcggcgggcggcggccacCTCCGTCTGGAACTCCGGCGACGACCAGCTCAGCCTCGACAAGCCGGGCCGGAGGTGGTTCATCTGCACGGTGGGCAGCCACTGCCAGCTTGGCATGAAGCTCAACGTCACCATTCTTCCGGCCGCCACGCCGGCGCCGTCTCAGCCTCAGTTCTCTCGGCGCGCTCTCTCCAACTGGTGA
- the LOC136454414 gene encoding lysine-rich arabinogalactan protein 19-like, with protein MSIPLPSTTVPPLSAADPPGTTTPLSAVSTSARVPQSSLQMVAGASSSAVGIMTNEQLTAAVLDLGKMVAGIHGFLLGSQPNPPPPSQQQQLPPPLPLASSTALYSYGMPHDDTATTTSPASSVLPAGVPIQDIKFPHSPSPTPAWLTGTSPPVYSTTTARTSIPQAPHITAGFGHGGAPASATLYGGGDGALFHSSSPRPPPASDAAPSAAAPTAFGAAEFQLKGYKLDFTTYDGSVDPLN; from the coding sequence ATGTCGATCCCGCTGCCCTCCACCACCGTGCCCCCGCTCTCCGCGGCGGACCCGCCAGGCACCACCACACCGCTGTCCGCGGTCTCCACGTCGGCCAGGGTGCCACAATCCTCGCTGCAGATGGTCGCGGGTGCGTCGTCCTCCGCCGTGGGCATCATGACGAACGAGCAGTTGACGGCGGCTGTCCTTGACCTCGGCAAGATGGTGGCCGGGATTCATGGGTTCCTGCTGGGGTCGCAGCCgaacccgccgccgccgtcccagcagcagcagctgccgccgccgctgcccctaGCGTCTTCGACCGCCCTATACTCCTATGGGATGCCACACGACGACACGGCGACCACCACCTCACCAGCGTCGTCGGTTCTCCCCGCTGGTGTGCCGATCCAGGACATCAAGTTCCCTCACTCGCCGTCCCCGACACCGGCGTGGCTCACGGGCACCTCGCCGCCGGTCTACTCCACCACGACGGCGCGTACGTCGATCCCGCAGGCGCCCCACATCACCGCGGGTTTCGGCCATGGGGGCGCTCCGGCGTCGGCCACCCTCTACGGCGGCGGCGATGGGGCCCTCTTCCACAGCTCCAGCCCCCGGCCGCCCCCGGCGTCCGACGCGGCTCCATCGGCGGCCGCCCCCACGGCGTTCGGCGCGGCTGAGTTCCAGCTAAAGGGCTACAAGCTGGACTTCACCACGTACGACGGCTCCGTGGATCCGCTGAACTAG